Proteins from a single region of Butyrivibrio fibrisolvens:
- a CDS encoding Rpn family recombination-promoting nuclease/putative transposase — MTNINSQYKDRLFNFIFGREENKEWTLSLYNAVNGSDYTDPTVIEFNTIKDVLYLGMRNDTSFMIADIMSVYEHQSTFNPNMPLRLLQYVGDLYAGYLSENKLNKYGKTLIKLPVPKLVVFYNGSDEMEDESVLKLSDAFEESVRKQADVEVKVRMINVNYGKNQGLMDACKPLSEYSWFISEIRDNQKDDHKLEDAVSMALNKMPHDFTIRSFLMLHKQEVQGMLDTEYNETEVMELFKEEGKAEGKIEGKKEGVDIVNQLNDILINQGRFDELKRTVKDPEYQKKLIRELIDKNYGDDL, encoded by the coding sequence ATGACTAATATTAATAGCCAATATAAGGACAGGCTGTTTAACTTTATTTTTGGTCGTGAAGAAAACAAGGAATGGACGCTTAGCCTGTACAATGCGGTGAATGGCTCGGATTATACAGATCCAACAGTTATTGAGTTTAATACGATTAAGGATGTGCTATATCTGGGAATGCGTAATGATACGTCTTTTATGATCGCAGATATAATGAGTGTGTATGAGCATCAGTCAACATTCAATCCGAATATGCCCCTTAGGCTTCTTCAGTATGTTGGTGATCTCTATGCAGGATATTTATCAGAGAATAAGCTCAACAAATACGGTAAAACGCTGATAAAGCTTCCGGTCCCAAAACTGGTAGTATTTTACAACGGCAGTGATGAGATGGAAGATGAGTCTGTTCTTAAACTCAGCGATGCATTTGAAGAATCTGTTAGAAAACAGGCTGATGTTGAAGTTAAAGTCCGCATGATAAATGTCAATTATGGCAAGAATCAAGGCCTCATGGATGCATGTAAGCCGCTTTCTGAGTATTCCTGGTTTATAAGTGAGATCAGGGATAATCAAAAAGATGATCATAAACTTGAGGATGCTGTATCCATGGCACTTAACAAGATGCCACATGACTTTACTATTCGTAGTTTTCTAATGCTTCATAAACAGGAGGTACAGGGTATGCTTGATACAGAATACAATGAGACCGAAGTTATGGAACTTTTTAAGGAAGAAGGCAAGGCAGAAGGAAAGATAGAAGGCAAAAAAGAAGGTGTAGATATTGTCAATCAGCTTAATGACATCTTGATAAATCAAGGAAGATTTGATGAACTTAAAAGGACTGTCAAAGATCCTGAGTATCAAAAGAAACTTATAAGAGAGCTTATTGATAAGAACTATGGTGACGACTTATAA
- a CDS encoding DUF5722 domain-containing protein, whose product MNFGKRVSAVMLVMVMAFVLVVPARIPSRAAGGVAITSARIEGSNVVVKAQASSVPSSDDGVYYLFALKMYESSPTGSPVASAAAGTSATFSFGLGKGTTSCHLYDKFVVATLNGGNYTVLSNAHYITNPEALATNTSSRKNESNKKGIWGNELGGLNVGQTAYNFNIHQFSIGESSSGNWTYNGKTWSITGNFSGYDQLMQKYNNLGIAVTMVVLNGYKDAEFVYPTARDGGGSCPYYMLNTADSRGLEKLEALMSYISNRYNGSTGHGQIDNWVIGNEVNAYLSWNYLPYTDVASYSRIYADSLRICYNAIMSENKNANVCLCIDQMWDRDRTSDPTFYDGRDVLDNVNAYIKSEGNINWGVAQHPYNTPLYWTPFWTPMTAYYGSLISHNAATDMLTMENIEVLTDYLCQSDFLNNKGQVRPIYLTECGYSSAVYGDQNMQAAGIIYAYNRVIRNQYIKGIFIKNLEESSVEIAQNLYFGIIDSSGNKKVAYAYFRDMNAGGADNAVAFAQSVIGADKWNTDMSAYSR is encoded by the coding sequence ATGAATTTTGGAAAAAGAGTTTCAGCGGTAATGCTCGTAATGGTAATGGCCTTTGTGCTTGTGGTTCCTGCAAGGATTCCCTCAAGGGCAGCAGGAGGCGTTGCTATTACATCAGCCCGGATCGAGGGTAGTAATGTTGTTGTTAAAGCGCAGGCTTCTTCAGTGCCATCTAGTGATGACGGAGTCTATTATCTTTTTGCCCTTAAGATGTATGAAAGTTCGCCGACGGGATCTCCTGTTGCTAGTGCGGCGGCAGGAACAAGTGCGACATTTTCTTTTGGGCTTGGTAAGGGGACGACCAGTTGCCATCTGTATGACAAGTTCGTAGTCGCAACACTAAATGGCGGTAATTATACGGTGTTAAGTAATGCACACTACATTACAAATCCGGAAGCTCTGGCTACTAATACCTCTTCAAGAAAAAATGAATCCAACAAAAAAGGAATCTGGGGTAATGAGCTGGGAGGTCTTAATGTAGGGCAGACTGCTTACAATTTCAATATTCACCAGTTTAGCATTGGCGAATCTTCAAGCGGTAACTGGACTTACAATGGTAAGACCTGGTCTATAACAGGCAATTTCTCAGGCTATGACCAGCTTATGCAAAAATATAACAATCTGGGAATTGCAGTAACCATGGTCGTACTTAACGGATACAAGGATGCTGAGTTTGTATACCCTACTGCAAGAGATGGCGGCGGTTCATGCCCTTATTATATGCTCAATACAGCGGATTCAAGAGGTCTTGAAAAGCTTGAAGCCCTTATGTCTTATATCAGTAACCGCTATAATGGCAGCACCGGTCACGGCCAGATAGATAACTGGGTTATAGGAAATGAGGTTAATGCATATCTTTCATGGAACTATCTGCCATATACTGATGTTGCATCTTATTCAAGGATCTATGCGGACAGCCTCAGGATCTGCTATAACGCAATAATGAGCGAAAATAAAAATGCGAATGTCTGCTTATGTATAGATCAGATGTGGGACAGAGACAGGACTTCTGATCCTACTTTCTATGATGGAAGAGACGTTCTTGATAATGTTAATGCCTATATCAAGTCCGAGGGCAACATAAACTGGGGCGTTGCCCAGCATCCGTACAATACTCCTTTGTACTGGACTCCTTTCTGGACCCCAATGACAGCATATTATGGTTCGCTTATAAGTCACAACGCAGCAACAGATATGCTGACAATGGAGAACATTGAAGTTCTGACAGACTATCTGTGTCAGTCGGATTTCCTTAATAATAAAGGACAGGTAAGGCCAATATATCTTACCGAGTGTGGCTATAGTTCTGCGGTATATGGTGATCAGAACATGCAGGCTGCGGGCATCATCTATGCCTATAACAGAGTTATCAGAAACCAGTATATAAAAGGTATATTTATAAAAAATCTAGAAGAAAGCAGCGTTGAGATAGCACAAAATCTTTACTTCGGAATAATTGATTCAAGCGGCAACAAGAAGGTTGCCTATGCATATTTTAGAGACATGAACGCGGGCGGAGCAGATAACGCAGTAGCATTCGCCCAGTCCGTAATAGGCGCTGATAAGTGGAACACAGACATGAGCGCATATTCAAGGTGA
- a CDS encoding helix-turn-helix transcriptional regulator yields the protein MNIGDQILFLRKNKGITQEQLAQKLGITNQAVSKWESGQCMPDIQLLPDIAAFFNVSIDKLMGVEPGANDDDILLTINDQIQSAETGTEYSKVMKIVKALHAIVLVMESRKEESGYPEFGMDETIEHAVCNEWGLSSIAIPQIVTTMRRGNVFFSDDQKLYDENSIKKISGLMKKLSDKLTLTVLFAIYDITSKDEKKRAFIDEICELTDLSKEIVETVLGGDISFFLDKKEDGSFRIKGEYMNLPPVLSVLYPAL from the coding sequence ATGAACATTGGTGATCAGATATTATTTTTACGAAAAAATAAAGGTATTACACAGGAGCAGCTTGCTCAAAAGCTTGGCATTACTAATCAGGCTGTAAGTAAATGGGAGTCGGGGCAGTGTATGCCGGATATTCAGCTTTTGCCTGATATTGCAGCTTTCTTTAATGTTTCAATTGATAAACTTATGGGTGTTGAGCCTGGGGCTAACGATGATGACATTCTGCTTACTATCAATGATCAGATTCAAAGCGCAGAGACTGGAACAGAGTATAGCAAGGTCATGAAGATAGTCAAGGCGCTTCATGCTATAGTTCTTGTAATGGAGTCAAGAAAAGAAGAATCCGGTTATCCTGAATTTGGAATGGATGAAACTATAGAGCATGCGGTCTGTAATGAATGGGGGCTTTCCAGTATAGCTATTCCACAGATAGTAACGACCATGAGGCGTGGTAACGTCTTTTTCTCAGATGATCAGAAACTGTATGATGAGAATAGCATTAAGAAGATTAGCGGTCTTATGAAGAAGTTGTCTGATAAGCTGACGCTCACGGTACTGTTTGCGATATATGATATCACCTCAAAAGATGAGAAAAAGAGGGCGTTTATAGATGAAATCTGTGAGCTGACTGATCTTTCAAAAGAAATAGTAGAGACAGTACTTGGCGGTGATATATCTTTTTTTCTTGATAAAAAAGAGGATGGGTCATTCAGAATCAAGGGCGAATACATGAATCTTCCGCCTGTTCTATCAGTTTTATATCCTGCGTTGTAA
- a CDS encoding B12-binding domain-containing radical SAM protein, with protein MSKDQILLVALNAKYIHSNPAVYSLAAYANEVSGNVSIAEFTINDRYEDVLRGILMRKPEVIGFSVYIWNAEFMKQLIEDIHNIAPQIRLLAGGPEATNDPETYLNWCELVMLGEGEKNFRKIATCIQKGEDLPFREMEGIAYKEEGIAYKDSEVIIKEPGPKSILDMDQIPFLYNRLEPFENRIIYYESSRGCPFRCSYCLSSLEKKVRYRSMDIVKKELKYFLDQKVKQVKFIDRTFNSSSKRSIEIWTFIKENDNGVTNFHFEIGADLLTEKEIELLSTLRPGLVQLEIGIQTTHLPAMEAIHRTADNAKIFSNVQRLRSAYNINLHTDLIAGLPYEDYERFKKSFNDIYPLYADQLQLGFLKVLKGTDMYDHRHEYELIYSSRQPYEIFATKWITYEEIARLHRVCDAVELFYNSQMFTRSLKYLENFFDTPFSMFEEMAEYLNQHQLEGVGISVKKKYDILEDFGKEHGADDTFSLWVLFDKMLHTHQSRRMSARETFAWPDGEKTYEFDYTNIHPVTMEAAFRVACSDE; from the coding sequence ATGTCCAAAGACCAAATCCTATTAGTAGCCTTAAATGCCAAATACATACATTCAAATCCAGCGGTATATTCCCTTGCTGCCTATGCCAATGAAGTTAGCGGCAATGTGTCGATCGCTGAATTTACAATAAATGACCGTTATGAGGATGTCCTTCGTGGCATTCTTATGAGAAAACCTGAAGTTATCGGCTTCTCTGTTTATATCTGGAACGCGGAATTTATGAAGCAGCTTATCGAAGATATTCATAACATTGCGCCGCAGATTCGCCTTCTTGCAGGCGGGCCGGAAGCTACCAATGATCCGGAGACATATCTTAACTGGTGCGAGCTTGTAATGCTGGGAGAGGGGGAAAAGAATTTCCGAAAGATTGCTACCTGTATTCAGAAAGGGGAAGACTTGCCTTTTCGTGAAATGGAGGGAATTGCATACAAAGAAGAGGGAATTGCATACAAAGATTCTGAAGTCATCATAAAAGAGCCGGGGCCAAAGTCGATTCTTGATATGGACCAGATTCCTTTTTTGTATAACAGATTAGAGCCTTTTGAAAATCGCATTATCTATTACGAATCCAGCAGAGGATGCCCTTTCCGCTGCAGCTACTGTCTTTCTTCTTTGGAGAAAAAAGTCAGGTACCGCAGCATGGATATCGTAAAGAAGGAGCTTAAATACTTCCTGGATCAGAAGGTAAAGCAGGTTAAGTTTATTGATCGTACGTTTAACAGTTCTTCAAAAAGGTCTATAGAGATCTGGACCTTTATTAAAGAAAATGATAACGGCGTGACCAATTTTCATTTTGAGATTGGAGCAGATCTTCTTACGGAAAAAGAAATTGAGCTTCTATCAACACTTCGCCCTGGGCTTGTGCAGCTTGAGATAGGCATTCAGACAACTCATCTGCCGGCAATGGAGGCAATACACAGGACAGCAGACAATGCTAAGATATTCTCTAATGTCCAAAGACTCCGCAGTGCCTACAATATAAATCTTCATACAGACCTAATTGCAGGGCTTCCTTATGAAGATTATGAGCGTTTCAAGAAGTCTTTTAATGATATATATCCATTGTACGCAGATCAGCTGCAGCTTGGATTTTTAAAGGTTTTAAAAGGAACTGATATGTATGATCACAGACATGAGTATGAGCTTATCTACAGTTCCAGACAGCCTTATGAGATTTTTGCCACCAAGTGGATCACTTATGAAGAGATAGCCAGACTTCACAGGGTGTGTGATGCGGTTGAGCTTTTTTATAACTCCCAGATGTTTACGCGCAGCTTAAAGTATCTGGAGAATTTTTTTGACACGCCATTTAGTATGTTTGAAGAGATGGCAGAATATCTGAACCAGCACCAGCTAGAAGGCGTCGGAATATCTGTAAAGAAAAAATATGATATTTTAGAAGACTTTGGAAAAGAGCACGGGGCTGATGATACTTTCAGCTTATGGGTCCTTTTTGATAAAATGCTTCATACTCATCAGAGCAGGCGCATGAGCGCACGAGAGACATTCGCATGGCCTGATGGGGAGAAAACATATGAGTTTGATTATACAAATATTCACCCTGTTACCATGGAGGCGGCTTTTCGAGTGGCCTGTTCAGATGAGTAA
- the recQ gene encoding DNA helicase RecQ, with protein sequence MNASEVLKEYFGYDSFKPGQEEIIESIIKGRDVLAIMPTGAGKSICYQVPAMLLPGITIVISPLISLMQDQVGALNEAGIHAGYINSSLTESQISKVYERAREGTYKILYVAPERLESYDFTSFASKTEISMITVDEAHCISQWGQDFRPSYLKIVDFIDSLKHRPIVSAFTATATTEVKTDISCILKLKDPKVVITGYDRENLYFDVVNTRKKSDYVLDYIGKHPNDSGIIYCATRKNVDELYDKLLNQGVSVARYHAGMANEDRKVSQDDFIYDRSPVIIATNAFGMGIDKSNVRFVIHYNMPQSMENYYQEAGRAGRDGEPSRCILLFSPQDVMIGKFLLDHKDFTDIPEDDAELIRQRDARRLQVMEGYCRTSGCLRNYILEYFGEKRTAPCDACGNCHREYTEIDMTMEAKSVINCVWESRGRYGLNIILGTLLGANRARLKELRTNEYKTYGVLKDRKEAELRTLISQLIQDGYLIQTADKYSVIRMGNIEPLKNPDTHILVKTYKEKEPESRKKSYGSKNIGKHGSSKKDSRRSTDSLTKAGFELFESLRQLRLTIAREEGMPPYIIFSDKTLVDMCIKMPGNKASMLNVSGVGTAKYEKYGERFITSIADFIAANPGAVTNIQE encoded by the coding sequence ATGAACGCAAGCGAAGTACTAAAAGAATATTTCGGATACGACTCCTTCAAACCAGGACAGGAAGAAATAATAGAGTCGATAATAAAGGGCAGGGACGTCCTTGCCATCATGCCAACAGGAGCAGGCAAGTCAATATGCTACCAGGTGCCGGCCATGCTCCTGCCTGGCATCACAATAGTAATATCCCCGCTGATATCCCTCATGCAGGACCAGGTAGGAGCGCTTAACGAAGCAGGAATACACGCAGGATATATCAACTCATCCCTCACAGAATCACAGATTTCAAAAGTATATGAAAGAGCCCGGGAAGGCACCTACAAGATCCTCTACGTTGCCCCGGAGCGCCTTGAAAGCTACGACTTTACAAGCTTTGCTAGTAAGACAGAGATCTCAATGATAACCGTAGACGAGGCGCACTGCATCTCCCAGTGGGGACAGGACTTTAGACCGAGCTATCTAAAGATCGTAGATTTCATCGATAGCCTAAAGCATAGACCAATAGTAAGCGCCTTTACCGCAACAGCCACAACAGAAGTTAAGACAGACATATCCTGCATCCTAAAACTTAAGGATCCCAAAGTAGTTATAACAGGATATGATAGAGAGAACCTCTATTTTGACGTAGTAAATACTAGGAAAAAGAGCGACTATGTCCTTGACTACATAGGGAAGCACCCAAATGACAGCGGAATAATCTACTGTGCCACAAGAAAAAACGTGGATGAGTTATATGATAAGCTCCTAAACCAAGGCGTATCAGTAGCAAGATATCATGCCGGAATGGCAAATGAAGACAGGAAAGTAAGCCAGGATGATTTCATCTACGACAGGTCCCCTGTGATCATTGCCACCAACGCCTTTGGAATGGGCATAGACAAGTCCAACGTAAGATTCGTCATCCACTACAACATGCCCCAGAGCATGGAGAATTACTATCAGGAAGCAGGTCGCGCCGGAAGAGACGGCGAACCGTCAAGATGCATACTTCTTTTTTCACCCCAGGACGTAATGATAGGTAAGTTCCTCTTAGACCATAAGGATTTCACCGACATCCCTGAGGACGACGCCGAGCTTATAAGACAGCGCGACGCAAGAAGACTCCAGGTCATGGAAGGATACTGCCGCACGTCAGGGTGCCTGCGCAACTATATCCTTGAATACTTTGGTGAAAAAAGAACCGCGCCCTGCGATGCCTGTGGCAATTGCCATAGAGAATACACCGAGATTGACATGACGATGGAAGCAAAAAGTGTCATCAACTGCGTCTGGGAGAGCAGAGGAAGATACGGCCTTAACATAATCCTAGGCACCCTCCTTGGAGCTAACAGAGCCAGGTTAAAAGAGCTAAGGACCAACGAGTACAAGACCTACGGAGTGCTCAAAGACCGCAAGGAAGCAGAGCTTCGGACCTTGATAAGCCAGCTGATACAAGACGGCTACCTCATCCAGACCGCGGACAAGTACAGCGTCATCCGCATGGGCAACATCGAGCCCCTTAAGAACCCCGATACCCATATCCTGGTCAAGACCTATAAGGAAAAAGAGCCTGAGTCCAGGAAAAAGAGCTATGGAAGTAAAAATATCGGTAAGCATGGAAGCAGTAAGAAAGATAGTCGCAGAAGCACTGATTCTCTTACAAAAGCAGGCTTTGAACTCTTTGAATCTCTAAGGCAGCTCCGCCTTACGATTGCAAGAGAAGAAGGAATGCCGCCATATATCATCTTTAGTGATAAGACCCTTGTTGATATGTGCATCAAGATGCCAGGGAACAAGGCATCCATGCTGAATGTATCAGGTGTCGGAACTGCAAAATATGAAAAATATGGCGAAAGGTTTATTACTTCTATAGCTGACTTTATAGCAGCTAATCCAGGTGCTGTTACCAATATACAGGAGTGA
- a CDS encoding DMT family transporter: MNSNSATSSQSKIIWTRLPIVVITAIFCCTLWGSASPAIKIGYELFDISAGDTPSRILFAGNRFIIAGIMVIIFGSILQKKFLLPKKESVKYILVLACFQTIIQYIFFYMALAFTSGVRGSIINAAGSFFSILLAVYIFRFENLTIRKAAGMIIGFAGVFLCVTGGSASFLEGGFSVQGEGAMLLAAFASAIAGCFIKLFSGKENPVTLSGYQFFLGGIVMSIVGKAMGGHLTIVSSGSIPLLIYMAFISAGAYTLWGVLLKYNPVSTVTVLGFVNPVMGVILSAIFLHEGAEALSIYTLIALVLVSLGIYIINRKK; the protein is encoded by the coding sequence ATGAATTCAAACTCAGCTACCTCATCACAATCAAAAATTATCTGGACCCGACTTCCAATTGTTGTAATCACGGCGATCTTTTGTTGCACCTTGTGGGGAAGTGCTTCGCCTGCCATAAAAATAGGATACGAGCTTTTCGATATCTCGGCAGGAGATACACCTTCTAGAATCCTTTTTGCAGGTAACAGATTCATAATTGCAGGAATAATGGTCATTATCTTTGGAAGCATTCTTCAGAAGAAGTTTCTTTTGCCCAAAAAGGAATCTGTTAAATACATCCTGGTTCTTGCATGCTTTCAGACGATAATCCAGTACATCTTTTTCTATATGGCACTTGCCTTTACTTCAGGTGTAAGAGGATCAATCATCAATGCGGCTGGAAGCTTTTTTAGTATACTTCTTGCAGTATATATCTTCAGATTTGAAAATCTTACAATTCGTAAAGCGGCCGGTATGATCATCGGATTTGCAGGCGTTTTCCTCTGCGTTACAGGGGGAAGTGCATCGTTTCTTGAAGGGGGATTCTCTGTCCAGGGCGAAGGCGCTATGCTTCTGGCGGCCTTTGCAAGTGCGATAGCTGGATGCTTTATAAAGCTCTTTTCCGGGAAAGAAAATCCTGTGACCCTGTCAGGCTACCAGTTCTTCCTTGGTGGAATCGTTATGAGCATAGTAGGTAAGGCTATGGGAGGGCATCTGACTATCGTATCATCAGGAAGCATCCCACTTCTTATATACATGGCATTTATTTCTGCAGGTGCATACACGCTTTGGGGAGTGCTTCTTAAGTACAACCCGGTCAGCACTGTCACAGTTCTGGGATTTGTAAATCCTGTGATGGGAGTTATCCTATCGGCCATATTCCTACATGAAGGGGCCGAGGCTCTTAGTATCTATACGCTCATAGCCCTCGTACTTGTAAGTCTGGGAATCTACATTATCAACAGGAAGAAATAA
- a CDS encoding dicarboxylate/amino acid:cation symporter has translation MVRKNFLKSYGFIIAMLVAIVAGCIVGWIWPVVTAEDGSTISAGATVLEPLGKLFINLMFCVVVPMVFFSISSAIGNMKSPKRAGKILGTTIGTFLVTGLIAAILFYIVMMIIPPVTHTYDLTEGEIGETISIPQMIINFFTVEDFSALFSRRAMLPLIVASVFTGFGIQGAGGSESIVGKFFSNMTEVIMRIVKLITYYAPIGFFGFFASLVATYGPDLIGDYSRALITYYVFCFVYMFVSFPLYAWFGGGQKGISVMFSHLFRPAVTAFGTCSSVATIPTNMEVAQDSGVPKDVTDIVLPMGATMHMDGSSMSAILKVAFLFGIFGMDFTGGKAVLAIIIAVFSSVAMSGIPGGGGVGELVLVTMFFPNQMAIAYPIALALGNLIDPPATMVNAAGDYVVSFIVARFTDGKNWLDKKGEEKPLKEKAS, from the coding sequence ATGGTAAGAAAAAACTTTTTGAAGAGTTATGGCTTTATAATAGCGATGCTCGTAGCTATTGTTGCAGGATGTATTGTGGGATGGATATGGCCTGTTGTCACAGCAGAAGATGGAAGTACTATATCTGCAGGTGCAACGGTTCTTGAACCTCTTGGTAAGCTCTTTATTAACCTGATGTTCTGCGTTGTTGTTCCTATGGTCTTTTTCTCAATTTCAAGTGCCATCGGCAATATGAAGAGTCCCAAGAGAGCCGGCAAGATCCTTGGCACAACTATTGGAACATTCCTTGTAACAGGTCTTATTGCAGCAATCCTTTTTTATATCGTTATGATGATAATTCCCCCTGTTACACATACCTATGATCTTACAGAAGGCGAGATAGGAGAGACAATCTCTATTCCGCAGATGATAATAAATTTCTTTACTGTAGAAGACTTCTCAGCTCTTTTCTCCAGAAGAGCAATGCTTCCTTTGATCGTTGCATCTGTATTCACGGGATTCGGTATTCAGGGAGCCGGCGGATCAGAATCAATAGTCGGAAAGTTCTTTTCCAATATGACAGAAGTTATCATGAGAATAGTTAAGCTGATAACTTACTATGCACCGATTGGTTTCTTTGGCTTCTTTGCAAGTCTCGTTGCAACATACGGACCAGACCTTATCGGCGATTATTCAAGAGCACTTATTACTTATTATGTATTTTGTTTCGTATACATGTTTGTTTCATTCCCGCTTTATGCATGGTTTGGAGGCGGTCAAAAGGGTATATCAGTTATGTTCTCACACCTTTTCAGACCTGCAGTTACAGCTTTTGGTACATGCTCATCTGTAGCAACGATCCCTACCAACATGGAAGTTGCTCAGGATTCAGGTGTTCCCAAGGATGTAACAGATATAGTCCTTCCTATGGGCGCAACGATGCATATGGACGGCTCATCTATGTCAGCTATCCTTAAGGTCGCATTCCTCTTTGGAATATTCGGCATGGATTTTACAGGAGGAAAAGCAGTACTTGCTATCATAATCGCTGTATTTTCATCCGTTGCAATGTCTGGAATCCCCGGAGGAGGCGGAGTTGGCGAACTTGTTCTTGTAACGATGTTCTTCCCGAATCAGATGGCGATCGCATATCCTATAGCACTTGCGCTTGGTAACCTCATAGACCCGCCTGCAACAATGGTCAATGCAGCAGGAGACTATGTGGTAAGCTTCATAGTTGCAAGATTTACTGATGGTAAGAACTGGCTTGATAAAAAAGGTGAAGAGAAACCTTTAAAGGAGAAAGCCAGTTAA
- a CDS encoding QueT transporter family protein codes for MKKNQILYIVQAGVIGALYVVLTLFAQGFNLASGEIQCRFSEALTILPFFTPAAIPGVTIGCLLANILTTSPLPDVIFGTLATFIGCIGTYMLRKHRILCSLPPVISNVLIIPFVLKFAYGSTHILPFIMLTVGAGEVITCVIFGEILLNALYPVRGMLFADDHVAKKI; via the coding sequence ATGAAGAAAAACCAGATTCTGTACATCGTACAGGCAGGCGTCATTGGCGCTTTGTATGTAGTATTAACCCTTTTTGCGCAGGGATTCAACCTTGCAAGTGGAGAAATCCAGTGTAGATTCTCAGAAGCTCTGACAATCCTCCCATTCTTTACACCAGCTGCAATTCCAGGAGTAACAATTGGATGTCTTTTGGCCAATATTTTAACTACAAGTCCACTTCCTGATGTTATATTCGGAACACTTGCAACATTCATTGGATGTATTGGAACGTATATGCTCAGAAAACATAGAATTCTTTGCTCTCTTCCACCTGTAATAAGTAATGTACTTATCATTCCGTTTGTTCTTAAATTTGCTTACGGTTCAACTCATATTCTTCCATTTATAATGCTTACAGTTGGAGCCGGCGAAGTTATTACATGTGTTATCTTTGGTGAGATCCTGCTCAATGCTCTTTACCCGGTAAGAGGAATGTTGTTTGCAGACGATCACGTTGCTAAGAAGATCTAA
- the metF gene encoding methylenetetrahydrofolate reductase [NAD(P)H], with protein MKIIDIFNEKEITLSFEVFPPKTDAGYEAVEKASAEIAALKPDFMSVTYGAGGGTSKNTVNIAANLQDKYGVNVLAHLTCVSSTREHVKSMIASYKERGIENIMALRGDIPKEGRICDDYHHATELIYDIKSMDENFCIGGACYPEGHVECERQSVDIGHLKEKVDAGCDFLTTQMFFDNAILYQFLYRIREKGINVTIVPGIMPITNAKQVSRSVALSGSTIPQKMKSMVDRFADDPQKMKEAGIIYACDQIIDLICNGVGHIHVYSMNKPDIAAGIMRNLETIIK; from the coding sequence ATGAAGATCATAGATATCTTTAATGAAAAAGAGATCACCCTATCGTTCGAAGTTTTTCCACCCAAGACAGATGCAGGATATGAGGCAGTTGAAAAGGCTTCTGCAGAAATTGCTGCGCTTAAGCCTGATTTTATGAGTGTAACCTATGGCGCTGGTGGTGGAACGAGTAAGAATACAGTAAACATTGCAGCGAATCTTCAGGATAAGTATGGAGTAAATGTTCTGGCCCATCTGACATGTGTTTCGTCTACCAGGGAGCATGTTAAGAGCATGATCGCTTCCTACAAGGAAAGAGGAATTGAGAATATCATGGCTCTTAGGGGCGATATTCCTAAAGAAGGCAGGATATGTGATGATTATCACCATGCTACAGAGCTTATCTATGACATTAAGTCTATGGATGAGAATTTCTGTATTGGCGGAGCCTGTTATCCGGAGGGGCATGTTGAGTGCGAGAGGCAGTCGGTTGATATAGGGCATCTCAAAGAGAAGGTTGATGCCGGATGTGACTTCCTTACAACTCAGATGTTTTTTGACAACGCAATTCTTTATCAGTTTCTGTATAGAATTAGGGAAAAGGGCATAAATGTCACGATAGTTCCTGGAATCATGCCGATAACTAATGCTAAGCAGGTTTCAAGGAGCGTGGCACTCTCTGGATCAACGATACCCCAGAAGATGAAGAGCATGGTAGACAGATTTGCTGATGATCCTCAGAAGATGAAGGAAGCCGGAATAATATATGCCTGCGACCAGATAATAGATCTGATCTGCAATGGGGTTGGTCATATTCATGTTTATTCAATGAACAAGCCGGATATTGCAGCAGGTATCATGCGCAATCTGGAAACGATAATAAAATGA